One stretch of Oxobacter pfennigii DNA includes these proteins:
- a CDS encoding RNA polymerase sigma factor has protein sequence MENNSLLRTDKELSELYERNMDMVYRICYMHLKNHADTEDAVQTVFLKYIRSIVTFRDREHEKAWFIVTARNCCRDILRRKIRGFLFSAGSL, from the coding sequence TTGGAAAACAATTCTTTATTGCGTACGGATAAAGAGTTGTCCGAGCTGTATGAGCGCAATATGGATATGGTGTATCGAATATGCTATATGCACCTGAAAAACCATGCTGATACAGAGGATGCCGTTCAAACCGTATTCTTAAAATACATAAGGTCTATTGTTACATTCCGTGATCGTGAACATGAGAAGGCATGGTTCATTGTTACGGCCAGAAACTGCTGCCGGGACATATTGAGAAGAAAAATAAGAGGTTTCTTATTCAGCGCAGGAAGCCTGTAA
- a CDS encoding RNA polymerase sigma factor has protein sequence MTDFGEIYTEHFSDVYKYVLTLCRNEAIAEEVAQETFFKAMRNIDQFKGSCKLYVWLCQIAKNTYFSLSKKQKRMAPDIDADFPDITSDLERDYFNKETASRLHVLLHNLNEPYKEVFTLRVFGELSFSQMMFPFK, from the coding sequence GTGACAGATTTCGGAGAAATATATACGGAGCACTTTTCCGATGTATATAAATATGTGCTGACTCTATGCCGAAACGAGGCCATTGCGGAAGAAGTTGCCCAGGAAACTTTTTTCAAAGCAATGCGGAATATAGACCAGTTTAAAGGAAGCTGCAAATTATATGTCTGGCTTTGCCAGATTGCTAAAAATACTTACTTCTCGCTTTCTAAAAAACAAAAACGGATGGCTCCAGATATAGATGCGGATTTCCCGGATATAACATCAGACTTAGAAAGAGATTATTTTAATAAAGAAACGGCAAGTCGATTACACGTTCTGCTTCATAATCTGAATGAGCCATACAAAGAGGTCTTTACCTTACGGGTATTCGGAGAACTGTCATTTTCTCAAATGATGTTTCCCTTCAAATAA